From Malus sylvestris chromosome 1, drMalSylv7.2, whole genome shotgun sequence:
CGTCAGGTAATATGGATGAATTTAAATAgcgtttaaaataaaattatttgtacaatATTTACTCATCACTTTATTTAATCATTACAGTCGACGGAGAGGGTCGGAATTGTGCGAGCAAGATGTGAACGACTCATGAAGCATTGGTCTAAGATTAAGGGGACTCCATCCGACCATGGTGAGAAGTTTGGTGTGTGGTGTGCCTGATCATCCCCTGGGCGCTTGGCTTGGCCATAGCTTTTGCCACTGGCTGGCAGGACCAGCAGCAAGCACTACACGTACAATCGATGACACCAAAAGTCAAAAACTCCAAACCTAACTATCTATCTGGCAATACAATACAAACGTGTCCTCTCTACGAAGACAAGTGGCCTCCAATTAACAATAATAGTTAAGTACTCTTTACTGGCAAATTCATCACACAGTAAATTGAGCTAGATCTTTCTCTCTGGTTCTGGTTCTTAATTACTTAGCACACGCAGAAATATACGCACATATACATCTATATACATATAGagggagacagagagagagagagattgcacccaaaaaattattgaagaaAAGGACAACCTCACATGACCCAAACCCTCATCTTTCATGGGCCCCTACGTATAAAAatttcttctcctccttcttccgatccctctctctctctctctctccccgctCAGACAcagtttttttcttctaaacaaGAAAATTGGAAGACGGAATTTGATGTTTTGCTTCTCATTGTAAAGCTTCACAAAAGGTAATTAGCTACTCAATTAACCTGTAAATttaaacatatatatgtgtatgtatgtatgtgtgtatccatctctctctttctgtctCTCTCTACCCCTCTAGTTTAGTAGCATAGTTTGGTCAACACTGATATGCCAAGAAGCTAGTTTACGACTTCCTGACCTTATGGTTGAGCTGTCCATGGCTAATTTTGTCACGTTTTATTAGGGTTTGCGTTTTTCGGCTTTGGTCAAGGAAGGCACCGACCCTCAGAGATCTGATCAGAAGCACAAAAAGATAACAATTTTCATAAAGGTATAATTTGAGGTGAGCGTTCTTACATGCAAGCCAGTTTTTAATACATAaaatttcttattattattattttattcaattattCATTTCCTACACTAATCAGGTGATAGGGTTTTGGATAATATTGCAAATTATTGTGATAGAATATAACAAGATCATGGACTTTATGCAAAGAGATCAAAAGGGGTATTCTGACAAAGAAGATCAAGATCAAGAACAAGAAGAtcaagaggaagaggaggataTAATCACCACAAGTAACAGCAATTATGGGTCCTCACCAAAATACAAAGGcatccttcttcctcctcctcctccgcacTACCACCAGCAGTACGGCCGGCAAAAGCCGTGGCTTGATGTTCAGAATCACGGCTCTCCGGAAGCCATCAACTTCACGGACTTATCACTAAACAAAGATCAGGTTTCTGATGGTGGTACGGACCAGAATTACTGGCCTCCTAATTCTGAAAGAGAGCACATGTTTGACAAGGTTGTGACGCCAAGCGATGTTGGGAAGCTCAACCGCCTGGTCATTCCGAAGCAGCATGCGGAGCGGTACTTCCCACTTGACTCCTCATCGAACGACAAGGGCTTGCTTTTGAATTTCCAAGACCGGACGGGAAAGCCGTGGCGGTTTAGGTACTCTTATTGGAATAGCAGCCAGAGCTATGTCATGACAAAAGGGTGGAGCCGTTTTGTGAAGGAGAAGAAGCTGGATGCCGGTGACATTGTATCATTTGAGCGAGGGGTTGGGGAATCGGGGAAGGACAGATTGTACATTGACTGGAGGCGCCGTCCTCCCCCTCCTCTTCCGCCTCAACTACATCCTCATAACCATTATGGCGGAGGCAGGGTTTACTCGCTGCTGCAGCGGCCGCTGCCTTCGTCTGTGATGTCGTCTATGCCTCTTAGACACCACGAACATTTTCTTCACTCGAACAACAATGTTCATCATCCGTACCACCACCAGCATCACAACTATCAGCTCATGAATCAACAATATTTACCGCATCAGCTTCATCACTTGCAAGGTGGGGGGGATCAACATGTGATTCATCATCAATATCCAATGGTGATAGATTCGGTGCCTTTTTATCAACATGGTAATTATAAGAACAGTGCTACTAGTACCAGTAATAGTGCTAGTGCTAGTGTTGCTTCATCAGCTGGTAAGAAGCTTAGGCTTTTTGGTGTGAACATGGAATGCTCAAGTAGTCCAATTGAAGAGGATGATCATCACGAATGTCAGATATTGTCTTCAACAGCAATACCCTATCAACCTCATCTTCC
This genomic window contains:
- the LOC126618167 gene encoding B3 domain-containing transcription factor NGA1-like, producing MDFMQRDQKGYSDKEDQDQEQEDQEEEEDIITTSNSNYGSSPKYKGILLPPPPPHYHQQYGRQKPWLDVQNHGSPEAINFTDLSLNKDQVSDGGTDQNYWPPNSEREHMFDKVVTPSDVGKLNRLVIPKQHAERYFPLDSSSNDKGLLLNFQDRTGKPWRFRYSYWNSSQSYVMTKGWSRFVKEKKLDAGDIVSFERGVGESGKDRLYIDWRRRPPPPLPPQLHPHNHYGGGRVYSLLQRPLPSSVMSSMPLRHHEHFLHSNNNVHHPYHHQHHNYQLMNQQYLPHQLHHLQGGGDQHVIHHQYPMVIDSVPFYQHGNYKNSATSTSNSASASVASSAGKKLRLFGVNMECSSSPIEEDDHHECQILSSTAIPYQPHLPSSTSSLAFPPLEFIRLPNTSSSSTPPDHLFLSNKGKSTTSFYLDP